The DNA region ACCAGGAAAAAATAATAATGATAGACGCTGCTTTAATCTATGAAACCAAGATAAATAAACTAATGGACAAGATAATAGTAGTATATATAGAAGAAGAACAGCAAATAAAGAGATTAAACAAAAGAAATAATTTATCCCGGAATGAAGCCTTACAAAGAATAAAATCGCAAATGCCTATCAAAGAAAAAATTAAAATGGCTGACTATGTGATCGGTAATAACGGAACAATTGATGAGACCAAGGAACAAGTAGAAAAGATCTGGGAAAATCTAGTATCTAAATACAAGATATGAAATTGTGTAATACGCTAAAAGAAAGGGGTGATAATTATGAACCTTGCTGAAATTATTAAAGTTGCTAGAGGAAAGGAAAAGGCAGACCTATTATTAAAAAATGGAAAGATAGTTAATGTTTTTTCCGGAGAAATATACCCTTCCGATGTAGCTATTTATAAAGATACAATAGTAGGATTAGGAGAAGGATATGAGGCAAAAAAACAGGTAGATATTTCTGACTGTTTTCTTTCTCCCGGATTTATAGATGGTCACATTCACTTAGAAAGTTCTATGGTTAAAATTTCAGAGTTTGCCAAAACTGTAGTACCAAAAGGAACAACTTCAGTGGTTATTGATCCTCACGAAATTGCCAATGTATTGGGTTTAGAAGGTATCAGGTATATGTTAGAATCCAGCAAGCATAATCCTTTAAATATTTTTATGATGCTTCCTTCTTGTGTTCCAGCTTCGTCTTTGGGGACTTCCGGAGCAAACCTTAGCGTAAATGATTTATTCCCTTTGTTAGAAGAAAAAAGAGTTTTAGGGTTGGGAGAAATGATGAATTTTCCGGGAGTATTAAACCAGAACCCCGACGTATTGGACAAAATAGCAGTGTTCTCCAAAAAATGCATCGATGGACATGCTCCAAATTTATCCGGTAAAGATCTTTGCGCCTATGTCTCCGCGCAAATAAGATCTGATCATGAGTGCACGACAGTAGAAGAGGCAAAAGAAAAATTGAGATTGGGTATGTATATTATGTTGAGAGAAGGTTCAGTTACCCGTAATTTAATTGATCTTTTACCGTTAGTACAACCTGATAATTCCCGAAGATGTTTCTTTTGTTGCGATGATCGTCATCCCAAAGATCTCATCGAAAAGGGACATATTAACTATATTATAAAAACTGCTATCCATAAAGGTATAGACCCTGTTACTGCTATAAGGATGGCTACTATAAATACTACAGAATATTTCAGACTAAGAAATTTAGGAGCAATTGCTCCTGGTTATCTGGCTAATTTAGTGGTTTTTGATAATTTTAAAGATTTTAATATCCTTAAAGTATTTAATAATGGAAATTTGGTTGCTGAAAACGGAGAGTTATTAGAACTAAAACCTAAACCATTAGAGGTACCTATTAGAGGATCAATTAATATTAAGTGGCTTTATCCCGAAGATTTTAAAATTCCCGTAAAAGGCAGTAAATGTAGAGTTATAAAAATTACTCCCGGTCAAATTATTACGGAAGAAATAATAGAAGTTCCTAAAGTCGATAATGGTTTTGTGGTTTCCGATACCAAGCGCGATATATTAAAGATTGCGGTAATAGAGAGACATCACGCTTCGCAAAAAGTGAGTAGAGGTTTAATCAAAGGAGTTGGGTTAAAAAAAGGTGCCATTGGTTCATCTGTCGCTCATGACTCGCATAATATTATTATTGTGGGTACCAATGATGAAGATATACTAAATGTCGGAGCAGCTATTGCAAAGATGGGGGGTGGGCTAGCAATATCCGTAAATGAAAAAGTAATAGATTCTCTTCCTTTACCTATTGCTGGTTTGATGTCAGATAGACCTTTGTTAGAGGTGAAAGAAAAATTAGACTCCCTCTATAAAACTGCCAAAAAAATAGGGATTACCGTAGATAATCCTTTTATGAGCATTGCATTTTTATCCTTAGAAGTAGCTCCTCACCTTAAAATAACCAATAAAGGCTTGGTAGATGTGAATCGTTCAAAAATGGTAGATTTGTTTGTAGATTAGCCGATTCCCTAATTGTTCAATTGACCGATTAAATTAGTATTATATAAACATTCATTAGTATATAACTTTAAGTGTATAATTATAAGGATAAAAGTGAGTTTTCAAGGTTAATAGTATTTTTATTAAAGGTGTAGTAAATGACTCAAGAGTTTAAATTGGTATCTGATTATCCTCCTCAAGGTGACCAACCCCAGGCTATTAAAAAATTAGTAGAGGGCATAGTTCGTGGTAGCAAATATCAAACTTTATTAGGAGTAACTGGTTCAGGGAAGACTTTTACTATGGCAAATGTAATTCAAAAAATTCAATTGCCCACACTGGTTATTTCCCATAATAAAACCCTGGCTGCTCAATTATGCAGCGAGTTTAGAAATTTTTTTCCCCATAACGCTGTTGAGTATTTTGTAAGCTATTATGATTATTACCAGCCTGAAGCATATATTGCCAGAACAGATACTTACATAGAGAAAGACTCCTCCATTAACGAGGAAATTGATCGTTTAAGACTTTCTGCTACCAGCTCACTATTGGAAAGAAGGGATGTAATTATTGTTGCCAGCGTATCTTGTATATATGGATTAGGTTCTCCCGCAGATTATCAAGAATTGGTACTAAAAGTGAGTAAAGATGATATTTTTCCAAGATATAATATTTCTGAAAGATTGATAAATATTCACTACGAAAGAAATGATATTGATTTTCATCGTGGATGTTTTAGAGTCAGAGGAGACGTAATTGAAATATTTCCTTCCTATCTGGAATATGCATTTCGCATAGAGTTATGGGGTGACAG from Candidatus Atribacteria bacterium includes:
- the ade gene encoding adenine deaminase — translated: MNLAEIIKVARGKEKADLLLKNGKIVNVFSGEIYPSDVAIYKDTIVGLGEGYEAKKQVDISDCFLSPGFIDGHIHLESSMVKISEFAKTVVPKGTTSVVIDPHEIANVLGLEGIRYMLESSKHNPLNIFMMLPSCVPASSLGTSGANLSVNDLFPLLEEKRVLGLGEMMNFPGVLNQNPDVLDKIAVFSKKCIDGHAPNLSGKDLCAYVSAQIRSDHECTTVEEAKEKLRLGMYIMLREGSVTRNLIDLLPLVQPDNSRRCFFCCDDRHPKDLIEKGHINYIIKTAIHKGIDPVTAIRMATINTTEYFRLRNLGAIAPGYLANLVVFDNFKDFNILKVFNNGNLVAENGELLELKPKPLEVPIRGSINIKWLYPEDFKIPVKGSKCRVIKITPGQIITEEIIEVPKVDNGFVVSDTKRDILKIAVIERHHASQKVSRGLIKGVGLKKGAIGSSVAHDSHNIIIVGTNDEDILNVGAAIAKMGGGLAISVNEKVIDSLPLPIAGLMSDRPLLEVKEKLDSLYKTAKKIGITVDNPFMSIAFLSLEVAPHLKITNKGLVDVNRSKMVDLFVD